A single genomic interval of Selenobaculum gibii harbors:
- the sigH gene encoding RNA polymerase sporulation sigma factor SigH produces the protein MRTNTQSEDLYSVFENMTDEEIVAEAKENNNTIALNYLINKYRNFVRAKARSYFLIGADREDIIQEGMIGLYKAIRDFRNDKLSSFRAFAELCVTRQIITAIKTATRQKHIPLNSYVSLNKPIYDEDSDRTLLDVLSGSKISDPEELVISREEFIDIESKMGQILSDLEWKVLMAYLDGKSYQEIAVELDRHVKSIDNALQRVKRKLERYLENRSDDTDVNTVYNGLTTINKQLHGLCGGLGHD, from the coding sequence ATGCGTACAAATACTCAAAGTGAAGATTTGTATAGTGTCTTTGAGAACATGACAGATGAAGAGATTGTTGCTGAAGCCAAAGAAAATAATAATACTATCGCACTAAATTATCTAATTAATAAGTATCGTAATTTCGTTAGAGCGAAGGCTCGTTCTTACTTTTTGATTGGTGCTGACCGTGAGGATATTATTCAAGAAGGTATGATTGGTTTATACAAAGCAATTCGTGATTTTCGTAACGATAAGTTATCTTCTTTTCGGGCTTTTGCTGAGCTTTGTGTTACCAGACAGATTATTACAGCAATAAAAACAGCTACAAGACAGAAACATATTCCGTTAAATTCTTATGTTTCTTTAAATAAACCTATATATGATGAAGATTCAGATCGCACATTACTTGATGTACTATCTGGTTCGAAAATTTCAGATCCAGAGGAATTAGTAATTAGCAGAGAAGAATTTATAGATATTGAGTCCAAAATGGGACAAATCCTAAGTGATCTTGAATGGAAAGTTTTAATGGCATATCTTGATGGAAAATCTTATCAGGAAATTGCAGTAGAGCTTGATCGTCATGTAAAATCTATAGATAATGCTTTGCAACGTGTAAAACGTAAATTAGAACGCTATTTAGAAAATCGTAGTGATGATACAGATGTAAATACTGTATACAATGGACTTACGACGATAAATAAGCAACTACATGGATTATGTGGTGGACTGGGACACGATTGA
- the ispD gene encoding 2-C-methyl-D-erythritol 4-phosphate cytidylyltransferase translates to MITAIFPAAGQGKRMGMKVNKIFLSLGGKTVLYHTLYTFSKCEMIDELVVVASPEEVTVVRELLKTMDGLKPWQVVAGGLERQYSIENALEVVSPGTKIILVHDAARPIISTKIIEKVIEETRHHGATITAVRAKDTIKVVDEKGIVIDTPQRNGLWAVQTPQGFQADVLKDAYQKAKEDDFLGTDDASLVERMGRKVKVVEGDYTNIKITTPEDLIMAESFIKRRSNQ, encoded by the coding sequence ATGATAACAGCGATTTTTCCTGCTGCCGGTCAAGGCAAACGCATGGGGATGAAAGTAAATAAAATTTTTTTGTCTTTAGGGGGAAAAACAGTTTTATATCATACGCTATATACTTTTTCAAAGTGTGAAATGATTGATGAGTTGGTTGTAGTTGCTTCGCCAGAAGAGGTAACAGTTGTACGTGAATTATTAAAGACAATGGATGGCTTGAAACCTTGGCAGGTAGTTGCAGGCGGCTTAGAAAGACAATACTCAATTGAGAATGCGCTTGAAGTCGTTTCCCCGGGAACTAAAATTATTTTAGTGCATGATGCGGCTAGGCCTATAATTTCAACTAAAATTATAGAAAAGGTCATAGAGGAAACCCGTCATCATGGTGCGACGATTACTGCGGTCCGAGCTAAGGACACGATTAAAGTGGTTGATGAAAAGGGAATTGTTATTGATACTCCCCAGCGTAATGGACTGTGGGCGGTTCAGACACCGCAAGGGTTTCAAGCAGATGTTTTGAAGGATGCTTATCAAAAAGCAAAAGAAGATGATTTTCTTGGAACTGATGATGCTAGCTTAGTAGAACGAATGGGCAGAAAAGTCAAAGTCGTGGAAGGCGATTATACAAATATAAAAATAACGACACCGGAAGATTTAATTATGGCGGAATCGTTTATCAAACGGAGGAGTAATCAATGA
- the gltX gene encoding glutamate--tRNA ligase, translated as MSEEIRVRFAPSPTGPFHIGGARSALFNWLLAKKYQNGKLILRIEDTDRARSTKESEENIKEALKWLGITWDEGIDVGGEYGPYRQTERLDIYKEYTDRLIAEGKAYYCYCTDEELEAERKSLMEKNEMPIYQGRCRHLTEEQKAKFIAEGRKPTIRFRTPENGQIVFDDLVRGKMCFESNGVGDFVIVKSDGIPVYNYAVVIDDASMKITHVIRAEEHLSNTPRQVVLYEALGLKVPTFGHISLILGKDKTKMSKRHGATSVEQYRKLGYLPEAIVNFLALLGWAPNSEQEIFSSEELIQEFSMDRVAKNPAVFDIDKLNWINAHYMKEADPQLITDLAVPHLVEAGYIKGELTDEGKAKLKEFVAVVQDHLSYAAQIVDYAGIYFNDDVVIEGEDAEEAKAMLLDEEIPAVIALFKEKLNALEIVDATGVKPILKAITKELKVGGKKVFMPIRIAMTGQMHGPDLVQLIAVLGRERVIQRIDKTMQSVRG; from the coding sequence ATGTCAGAAGAAATACGTGTACGGTTTGCGCCAAGTCCAACCGGACCATTTCATATTGGTGGAGCAAGATCTGCATTGTTTAATTGGTTATTGGCAAAAAAATATCAAAATGGGAAATTAATTTTACGTATTGAAGATACAGATCGCGCAAGATCGACAAAAGAATCAGAAGAAAACATCAAAGAAGCACTAAAGTGGTTAGGTATTACTTGGGATGAGGGGATAGATGTAGGTGGTGAGTATGGTCCATATCGCCAAACAGAACGCCTTGATATTTATAAAGAATATACAGATAGATTAATTGCTGAAGGTAAAGCATATTATTGTTACTGCACGGATGAAGAGTTAGAAGCGGAACGTAAATCGTTGATGGAAAAAAATGAAATGCCGATTTACCAAGGGCGCTGTCGCCATTTAACGGAAGAGCAAAAAGCGAAATTTATTGCTGAAGGGCGTAAACCGACAATTCGTTTTAGAACACCGGAAAACGGGCAGATTGTGTTCGATGATTTAGTTCGTGGGAAAATGTGTTTTGAATCTAATGGTGTTGGTGATTTTGTTATCGTAAAATCAGATGGAATTCCAGTTTATAATTATGCTGTAGTTATTGATGATGCATCGATGAAAATTACACATGTTATTCGTGCCGAAGAGCATCTTTCCAATACGCCTCGTCAAGTTGTGCTTTATGAAGCTTTAGGATTAAAAGTTCCGACCTTTGGGCACATTTCTTTAATTCTAGGTAAAGATAAAACAAAAATGAGTAAGCGTCACGGTGCTACTTCGGTTGAACAATATCGTAAACTTGGATATTTGCCAGAAGCAATTGTAAATTTCTTAGCCTTACTTGGGTGGGCACCAAATAGTGAACAGGAAATTTTCTCAAGTGAAGAATTAATTCAAGAATTCTCTATGGATAGAGTTGCAAAAAATCCAGCTGTTTTTGATATTGATAAATTAAATTGGATTAATGCACACTACATGAAGGAAGCTGATCCACAGTTAATTACGGATTTAGCAGTTCCACATCTAGTTGAAGCTGGATATATTAAAGGTGAGTTAACTGATGAGGGAAAAGCGAAACTTAAAGAGTTCGTAGCAGTTGTACAAGATCATTTAAGTTATGCAGCACAAATTGTAGATTATGCAGGCATTTATTTTAATGATGATGTTGTTATCGAAGGTGAAGATGCAGAGGAAGCAAAAGCAATGCTACTCGATGAAGAAATTCCAGCAGTGATTGCATTATTTAAAGAAAAATTGAATGCTTTAGAAATAGTAGATGCTACAGGAGTAAAACCAATTTTAAAAGCGATTACAAAAGAGTTAAAAGTGGGCGGGAAAAAAGTATTCATGCCAATTCGTATTGCAATGACTGGTCAGATGCATGGTCCAGATTTAGTACAATTAATTGCAGTATTAGGTCGTGAAAGAGTTATTCAACGCATTGATAAAACAATGCAGAGTGTTAGAGGATAA
- the cysE gene encoding serine O-acetyltransferase, which yields MFARIKEDIDVVFDRDPAAKSVWEVLFCYQGLHAIWLYRIAHYLFVRGWVVLPRMISNFARFLTGIEIHPGATIGKGLFIDHGSGVVIGETAEIGNNVTLYQGVTLGGTGKEKGKRHPTIKNNVVVACGAKVLGSFTVGEHAKIGAGSVVLKPVPPYATVVGIPGKVVLMYGKKIDEDSRSIDLEHNNLPDPEEEMWLCMHRNIQQLEERIKHLEKE from the coding sequence ATGTTTGCTCGTATAAAAGAGGATATTGATGTAGTTTTTGATCGTGATCCTGCGGCAAAGAGTGTTTGGGAAGTGTTATTTTGCTACCAAGGCTTGCATGCGATTTGGTTGTATCGGATTGCACACTATTTATTTGTACGTGGTTGGGTCGTTTTGCCGAGAATGATTTCAAATTTTGCTCGCTTTTTAACGGGAATTGAAATTCATCCAGGAGCAACGATTGGCAAAGGTTTATTCATTGATCATGGTTCTGGTGTTGTCATTGGAGAAACAGCAGAAATTGGTAATAATGTAACGCTATATCAAGGCGTTACTTTGGGTGGTACTGGTAAAGAGAAAGGGAAGCGTCATCCGACGATTAAAAACAATGTTGTTGTAGCCTGTGGAGCTAAAGTATTGGGATCTTTCACCGTTGGAGAACATGCGAAAATTGGTGCAGGTTCTGTTGTTTTAAAACCTGTACCACCGTATGCGACAGTAGTAGGTATTCCAGGGAAAGTTGTATTAATGTATGGTAAAAAAATAGACGAAGATTCGAGATCTATTGATTTGGAACATAATAATTTACCAGATCCAGAAGAAGAAATGTGGTTGTGTATGCATCGTAACATTCAACAGCTGGAAGAACGTATTAAGCATTTGGAAAAGGAGTAG
- a CDS encoding NYN domain-containing protein, protein MKKHKKEHYIIDGYNVINSWPELVALRDNLSYARDRLIDIMAEYGAFEHYDITIVFDALFVGGNESHYEINENLVVVYTEEGETADSYIEKFAYQLVREGKEVYVVTSDGIEQSVILGAGAYRIPSKEMLRNVKKTKKKIAEEYTLPKHKIQRRELGGRINDDIAKKLDILRKKQ, encoded by the coding sequence ATGAAAAAGCATAAAAAAGAGCACTACATCATTGATGGATATAATGTAATAAATTCATGGCCAGAGCTTGTTGCACTACGTGATAATTTATCCTATGCTAGAGATCGTCTAATTGATATTATGGCTGAATATGGAGCGTTTGAACATTATGATATAACGATAGTTTTTGATGCATTATTTGTTGGTGGAAATGAATCACATTATGAAATAAATGAAAATTTAGTGGTTGTATACACTGAGGAAGGAGAGACCGCAGATAGCTATATTGAAAAATTTGCTTATCAATTGGTACGCGAGGGCAAAGAAGTGTATGTAGTTACCTCGGACGGAATTGAACAAAGTGTGATATTAGGAGCAGGAGCATATCGTATTCCATCAAAAGAAATGTTAAGGAATGTAAAAAAGACAAAGAAGAAAATAGCAGAGGAATATACTTTGCCTAAACATAAAATTCAGAGACGTGAATTAGGCGGTCGAATAAATGATGATATTGCAAAAAAATTAGATATTTTGCGGAAAAAGCAATAG
- the ispF gene encoding 2-C-methyl-D-erythritol 2,4-cyclodiphosphate synthase, giving the protein MIRFGMGYDVHKLVEGRKLILGGVEIPHTLGLLGHSDADVLLHAISDALLGAAALGDIGRHFPDTDEKYKGISSLVLLKHVKNLLMKKGYMVNNIDATIVAQKPKLAGFILQMNKNISEVLEIDLDGVNVKATTTEGLGFAGMQEGIASYAVVGIKKV; this is encoded by the coding sequence ATGATTAGATTTGGAATGGGCTATGATGTACATAAATTAGTCGAAGGACGTAAATTGATTTTAGGAGGCGTAGAAATACCACATACATTAGGGTTATTAGGACATTCGGATGCAGATGTTTTATTACATGCAATTTCAGATGCGTTGCTTGGTGCCGCTGCACTCGGCGATATAGGACGTCATTTCCCCGATACAGATGAAAAATATAAAGGAATTTCTAGTTTGGTTTTACTAAAACATGTAAAAAATTTATTAATGAAAAAAGGGTATATGGTAAATAATATCGATGCAACAATTGTTGCACAAAAACCAAAATTAGCGGGATTTATTCTACAAATGAATAAAAATATTTCCGAAGTTTTGGAAATTGATTTAGATGGTGTGAATGTAAAAGCGACGACAACAGAAGGGCTAGGTTTTGCGGGTATGCAAGAAGGAATTGCTTCATACGCTGTTGTTGGAATTAAAAAAGTATAA
- a CDS encoding FAD-dependent thymidylate synthase — protein sequence MKITQFTATGLQELEACLEMNEINRIGESELRSLLKTINLSFIYEDINRLQSTLICECKDSYVQQSQRYVSLTEEAYDLPELSKEDETQAKSLLKEAFSLYAEMSEKKAGEFKGRPKIEHYLHGIPIEDARYILPLMAKTNVCTAMAGDKLIDLFRLFNDVQYGALFDEIAESLQEFVPKRLFMLICQQNNREIHSELVESFYAEMFAKLSPTDNLVFFDQCGELDKKVGFGALTSTMKDAPSAVIARWGEEADTKARGVVERVLGYGHDSIAEQARVRFAMMCSLVTYHQQERHRITSNYREDFVKVILDENREVKIPQTINNSKFKERFIELTRKFKDFRLDIAKRYGMDKAMCFLLNCDQIKLMISTNARADISMLADRTCMNAQWEIRELAIKKVIALRTLSPVLYEKALPSCVKGICREGKMSCGQAGKVRELFAKL from the coding sequence ATGAAAATTACGCAATTTACCGCAACTGGCTTACAGGAATTAGAAGCTTGTTTAGAGATGAATGAAATTAATCGAATTGGCGAAAGTGAATTAAGAAGTTTATTAAAGACGATTAACTTGTCGTTTATTTATGAGGATATCAATCGCTTGCAAAGTACGTTAATTTGTGAATGCAAAGACTCCTATGTGCAGCAGAGTCAACGATATGTGTCATTAACGGAAGAGGCTTATGACTTGCCGGAGTTGAGCAAAGAGGATGAAACTCAAGCGAAATCATTGTTAAAAGAAGCCTTTTCTCTATACGCCGAAATGTCAGAAAAAAAAGCGGGCGAGTTTAAAGGTCGTCCCAAAATTGAGCATTACTTACATGGGATCCCAATTGAAGATGCACGCTATATTTTGCCTTTAATGGCAAAAACAAATGTATGTACAGCAATGGCAGGAGACAAACTAATTGATTTATTTCGTTTATTTAATGATGTACAGTATGGTGCATTATTTGATGAAATCGCTGAAAGTTTGCAAGAGTTCGTTCCAAAGCGTTTATTTATGCTAATTTGTCAGCAAAATAATCGTGAGATACATTCAGAATTAGTGGAAAGTTTTTATGCAGAGATGTTTGCTAAATTATCACCGACGGATAATTTAGTTTTTTTCGATCAATGTGGGGAACTAGATAAAAAAGTAGGATTTGGTGCGTTGACGAGTACGATGAAAGACGCGCCGTCAGCTGTGATTGCACGCTGGGGTGAGGAAGCAGATACAAAGGCTCGCGGAGTAGTAGAGCGTGTTTTGGGATATGGACATGACAGCATTGCCGAACAGGCAAGAGTCCGTTTTGCGATGATGTGTAGTTTAGTGACGTATCATCAACAAGAACGCCATAGAATCACATCGAATTATCGGGAGGATTTTGTAAAAGTAATCTTAGATGAAAATCGTGAAGTGAAAATTCCACAGACGATTAATAATTCTAAATTTAAAGAGCGCTTTATTGAATTGACGAGAAAATTTAAAGATTTTCGTTTAGATATAGCTAAGCGTTATGGTATGGATAAAGCAATGTGCTTTTTATTAAATTGTGATCAAATAAAATTGATGATTTCCACAAATGCACGGGCGGATATTTCCATGCTTGCAGATCGAACTTGTATGAATGCGCAATGGGAAATTCGTGAATTGGCAATTAAAAAAGTGATCGCGCTTAGAACTTTATCACCTGTATTATATGAAAAAGCTTTACCTTCTTGTGTAAAAGGTATTTGTCGTGAAGGAAAAATGTCTTGTGGACAAGCAGGAAAAGTTCGGGAGTTATTTGCAAAACTTTAA
- the cysS gene encoding cysteine--tRNA ligase, whose amino-acid sequence MSLRVYNTLTKRKEEFVPQVAGEASIYVCGVTPYNHPHIGNARPFVTWDVIKRYLRKSGYKVKHIQNFTDVDDKIIRTANQEGVKWSDISNRYIDAYFKVMDQLHVERADVYPKVSEHMDEIIHMIEVLVEKGYAYPLDGDVYYSVERFEGYGKLSGRKLEDMQAGARVDIDERKQKPMDFALWKSAKPGEPAWESPWGKGRPGWHIECSAMSLKYLGETFDFHGGGSDLIFPHHENEIAQSQACCSNHDSFVKYWLHNGFITINEEKMSKSLNNFFTVLDILEKYPAEVLRFFIVATHYRSPLDFSDERLNEAARSLDRLKTAMENCMELEKHAEGETSEISKSLVDAAKQAKADFYAAMDDDFNTALALSSMFALAKEINVYYNAITTGKITHAKEDFIIARDVYFDMADILGILIDVREGKQEENQEMVEDLMKIIIELRQEARQNKDWATADKIRDGLNAIGVTLEDSPTGVRWKK is encoded by the coding sequence GTGAGTTTGAGAGTATATAATACATTGACGAAACGAAAAGAAGAATTTGTACCACAAGTAGCAGGTGAAGCAAGTATTTATGTATGTGGAGTTACACCGTATAATCATCCTCATATAGGAAATGCAAGACCTTTTGTTACATGGGATGTAATTAAACGTTACTTAAGAAAGTCAGGGTATAAAGTAAAACATATTCAAAATTTTACAGATGTTGATGATAAGATTATTCGGACGGCAAATCAAGAAGGGGTAAAATGGTCAGACATTTCCAATCGTTACATTGATGCATATTTTAAAGTGATGGATCAATTACATGTAGAGCGCGCCGATGTTTATCCAAAAGTATCTGAGCATATGGATGAGATTATTCATATGATTGAAGTTCTAGTGGAAAAAGGTTACGCTTATCCATTAGATGGTGATGTATATTATAGTGTTGAAAGATTTGAAGGTTATGGTAAGTTAAGTGGTAGAAAATTAGAAGATATGCAAGCTGGTGCACGTGTGGATATAGATGAACGTAAACAAAAACCAATGGATTTTGCTCTATGGAAAAGTGCGAAACCGGGTGAACCGGCTTGGGAAAGTCCTTGGGGAAAAGGCAGACCGGGTTGGCATATTGAATGCTCGGCAATGTCGCTTAAATATTTAGGGGAAACGTTTGACTTTCATGGTGGTGGCAGTGATTTGATTTTCCCTCATCATGAAAATGAAATTGCCCAATCACAGGCTTGTTGCTCTAATCATGATAGCTTCGTAAAATATTGGCTACATAATGGCTTTATTACAATTAATGAAGAAAAAATGAGCAAATCGCTAAATAATTTCTTTACTGTATTAGATATTTTGGAAAAATATCCGGCAGAAGTTTTACGTTTCTTTATTGTTGCTACACATTATCGTAGTCCGCTTGACTTTAGTGATGAACGCTTAAACGAAGCAGCGCGCAGCCTTGACCGTCTAAAAACGGCAATGGAAAACTGTATGGAATTAGAAAAACATGCAGAAGGAGAAACAAGTGAAATTAGCAAGTCTTTAGTTGATGCTGCGAAACAGGCAAAAGCAGATTTCTATGCGGCAATGGATGATGATTTTAATACTGCATTAGCACTAAGCAGTATGTTTGCCTTAGCAAAAGAAATTAATGTATATTATAATGCGATAACAACAGGGAAAATTACACACGCGAAAGAAGATTTTATCATTGCCCGTGATGTTTATTTTGATATGGCGGATATCTTGGGAATTTTAATTGATGTACGCGAGGGAAAACAAGAGGAGAATCAAGAAATGGTTGAAGATTTGATGAAGATTATTATTGAGTTACGTCAAGAAGCACGTCAAAATAAGGACTGGGCAACTGCAGATAAAATTCGCGATGGATTAAATGCAATTGGTGTGACCTTAGAAGATTCACCAACAGGCGTTAGGTGGAAAAAATAA
- a CDS encoding Mini-ribonuclease 3 encodes MQFEHFKYLVDTMFQEEETGGLKQKYYDIKVEAMNPLVLAYIGDAYFNLYVRGKLLAYEQNKVQVLHSFGAKIVSAAWQAVAYQGIAEELTEEEQTFFKRGRNAKSHVPKSATVAEYRASTGFESLLGALYLSERFDRLNDLVEKSFQIIAKAMMQKTRKK; translated from the coding sequence ATGCAATTTGAACATTTTAAATATCTTGTGGATACGATGTTTCAAGAAGAAGAAACAGGCGGATTGAAACAGAAGTATTACGATATAAAAGTAGAAGCAATGAATCCATTGGTCTTAGCATATATTGGTGATGCATATTTCAACTTATATGTACGGGGAAAACTTTTGGCTTATGAACAGAACAAGGTGCAAGTACTGCATAGTTTTGGGGCGAAAATTGTTTCGGCAGCTTGGCAGGCAGTTGCTTATCAAGGAATTGCTGAAGAATTAACAGAAGAAGAGCAAACATTTTTTAAGCGAGGGCGTAACGCAAAAAGTCATGTGCCTAAAAGTGCGACAGTTGCTGAGTATCGTGCAAGTACCGGCTTTGAATCATTATTGGGAGCACTCTATTTAAGTGAGAGGTTTGACCGCTTAAATGACCTTGTAGAAAAATCTTTTCAAATTATTGCAAAAGCGATGATGCAAAAAACACGAAAAAAATGA
- the pfp gene encoding diphosphate--fructose-6-phosphate 1-phosphotransferase produces the protein MTNKKRLAIICGGGPAPGMNSVISAVTMEAHKQGIEVLGMYDGFSHLAQGKKNYVVLNYDMVSRIHLNGGCILHMSRYNPTKNEDDLARVVDTLLELGVTYMVTIGGDDTAFSASKVSEYARKCGKVINSVHVPKTIDNDLPLPEGISTFGFETARALGTTELENLMEDARTTNNRWYFAIAMGRTAGHLALGMGKSAGAIITIIPEEFKTKEVRLQHVVDLLVGSIVKRNATGRNYGVAVIAEGVIDRIAPEDFSVLGAACFDDHGHLRYSELDFGDVLKKLVIIELKKIGLNVTIIDKEIGYELRCAAPISFDIDYTRSLGYAAVSFLMDGGTDAVVSIQNNKIVPLKYEEIRDENTGKTKVRYVDIHSLNYFIATEYMIRLVKDDFINEDKLKILAKEFNLTPERFKEKYEYLVK, from the coding sequence ATGACAAACAAGAAAAGATTGGCGATTATTTGCGGCGGTGGTCCAGCACCAGGAATGAATAGTGTAATTAGTGCAGTTACGATGGAAGCGCATAAACAAGGCATTGAAGTATTGGGAATGTATGATGGTTTTTCACATCTAGCACAAGGAAAGAAAAACTATGTAGTTTTGAATTATGATATGGTAAGTCGCATTCATTTAAATGGTGGCTGTATTCTACATATGTCTAGATACAACCCAACAAAGAATGAAGATGATTTAGCTAGAGTGGTAGATACTTTGCTTGAACTTGGTGTAACGTATATGGTCACAATAGGTGGGGATGATACTGCTTTCAGTGCTTCAAAGGTTTCAGAATATGCACGAAAATGTGGAAAAGTAATCAATTCCGTTCATGTACCTAAAACAATAGACAATGATTTACCTTTGCCAGAAGGGATTAGTACGTTTGGTTTTGAAACAGCTAGAGCATTAGGCACTACAGAGTTAGAAAATTTGATGGAAGATGCACGTACGACAAATAATCGTTGGTATTTTGCAATTGCTATGGGGCGTACAGCTGGACATTTAGCGCTCGGCATGGGAAAAAGTGCTGGAGCGATTATTACAATCATTCCTGAAGAGTTTAAAACAAAGGAAGTTAGGCTGCAACATGTAGTTGATTTACTTGTTGGTTCGATTGTAAAAAGGAATGCAACTGGTCGTAACTATGGTGTAGCGGTTATCGCAGAAGGTGTTATCGACAGGATTGCCCCAGAAGATTTTAGTGTGCTAGGCGCAGCTTGTTTTGATGATCATGGTCATCTTCGCTATTCGGAACTTGATTTTGGTGATGTATTAAAAAAATTAGTGATAATAGAATTGAAAAAGATTGGTTTGAACGTAACGATTATAGATAAGGAAATTGGTTATGAGCTTCGTTGCGCTGCACCGATTTCTTTTGATATTGATTATACGCGATCGCTTGGCTATGCAGCAGTAAGTTTCCTTATGGACGGTGGAACGGATGCAGTTGTAAGTATTCAAAATAATAAAATTGTTCCTTTGAAATATGAAGAAATTCGCGATGAAAATACAGGAAAAACAAAAGTAAGATATGTGGATATTCATTCATTAAATTATTTTATTGCTACAGAATATATGATTCGTTTAGTAAAAGATGATTTTATAAATGAGGATAAATTGAAAATTTTAGCAAAAGAATTTAACTTAACACCTGAACGCTTTAAAGAAAAATACGAATATCTTGTAAAATAG
- the rlmB gene encoding 23S rRNA (guanosine(2251)-2'-O)-methyltransferase RlmB — protein sequence MENNMTDEMIVGRNSVMEAIKSGRVNKILLAKGDRQGSIREVIGVAKEKGILIQDVDIKKINDLAKGLRHQGVLAYVAPVEYVELEDILAKAEAAGQPPFIVLLDELEDPHNLGAILRTADAAGVHGVLIPKRRSCPLSATVAKTSAGAVEYVPVAKIGNVAQTIKELQRLGMWVVGADMDGDKDYYEADLTGPLVLVIGSEGKGIGRLTKEVCDFLVRIPMQGKINSLNASVAGSILMYESMKQRQIK from the coding sequence ATGGAAAACAATATGACAGATGAGATGATTGTTGGCAGAAACAGTGTGATGGAAGCTATAAAAAGTGGACGGGTAAATAAGATTTTGTTGGCAAAAGGTGATAGACAGGGTTCGATTCGTGAAGTTATTGGTGTGGCAAAAGAAAAAGGTATACTGATTCAAGATGTTGATATAAAGAAAATTAATGATTTGGCAAAAGGCTTGAGACATCAAGGCGTTTTGGCGTATGTTGCACCTGTTGAATATGTTGAGCTTGAAGATATTTTAGCAAAAGCGGAGGCTGCTGGTCAGCCACCTTTTATTGTTTTATTAGATGAATTAGAAGACCCACATAATTTAGGGGCGATTCTTCGGACTGCTGACGCAGCAGGAGTACATGGTGTGCTTATACCAAAACGTCGTAGTTGTCCACTTTCGGCTACAGTTGCAAAAACTTCGGCGGGTGCGGTAGAATATGTACCCGTTGCGAAAATTGGCAATGTCGCACAAACGATTAAGGAATTGCAAAGACTTGGCATGTGGGTTGTCGGGGCAGATATGGACGGCGATAAAGATTATTATGAAGCGGATTTAACAGGTCCGTTAGTATTGGTCATTGGTAGCGAAGGTAAAGGAATTGGCAGATTAACCAAAGAAGTGTGTGATTTTCTCGTAAGGATTCCGATGCAGGGGAAAATAAACTCACTTAATGCATCGGTAGCAGGATCAATTTTAATGTATGAATCTATGAAACAACGTCAAATTAAATGA
- the rpmG gene encoding 50S ribosomal protein L33, with translation MRNAVTLACVECKQRNYQTNKNKKNDPDRLEFNKYCKFCKKHTLHKETK, from the coding sequence ATGCGTAATGCAGTTACATTGGCCTGCGTTGAATGTAAACAACGTAATTATCAGACCAATAAAAACAAAAAAAATGACCCGGATAGATTAGAATTCAACAAATACTGCAAGTTTTGCAAAAAACACACTTTACACAAAGAAACAAAATAA